The Primulina eburnea isolate SZY01 chromosome 6, ASM2296580v1, whole genome shotgun sequence genome contains a region encoding:
- the LOC140835428 gene encoding 5'-adenylylsulfate reductase-like 5 codes for MEVPIRKIACIFVCILATSAASFRPASASLATCHPREFKTFLHDLNSQCPFSTFLYLSAIQERHLLQDLFWASSLASVSLGETSSTRLTSLCILCSVFSRYGVHSVPSLLIVNQNVRWKYHGRRDLTSLVNFYKRATGLDPVVDMIEDNSCNPSSNRKILKPWNGGSFTEIIWRELYLVLSVLFVLSRAILHFFPEIASRITELWVACIPHLNLGIFGESRQLLGRVFHLIDVKRIWSKLNVCKTRNFHEGARNARVWASSLASVSLGETSSTRIFPSRDL; via the exons ATGGAGGTTCCGATCAGAAAAATCGCCTGTATATTCGTGTGTATATTGGCCACTTCGGCGGCGTCGTTTCGGCCCGCGTCGGCGTCCCTGGCTACTTGTCACCCTCGTGAATTCAAAACCTTTCTTCACGATCTGAATTCCCAGTGCCCGTTTTCGACCTTTTTGTATTTGTCTGCGATCCAG GAGAGACATCTTCTACAAGATTTATTTTGGGCGTCGTCCCTGGCATCTGTCTCCTTAGGAGAGACATCTTCTACAAGATTAACTTCCTTGTGCATTTTGTGCAGTGTTTTTTCTAGATACGGGGTTCACAGTGTACCCTCGCTACTTATAGTTAATCAGAACGTGCGATGGAAGTATCATGGTCGAAGAGATCTCACGTCTCTCGTCAATTTCTATAAAAGAGCTACAG GGCTCGATCCAGTAGTGGATATGATTGAAGATAACTCATGCAACCCATCGAGTAATCGGAAAATTTTAAAGCCCTGGAATGGAGGGTCATTCACGGAAATAATATGGAGGGAATTGTATCTTGTACTCTCTGTACTATTTGTCTTGTCAAGGGCTATCCTTCATTTCTTTCCAGAGATTGCATCTCGCATCACCGAACTGTGGGTTGCATGCATTCCTCActtaaatttgggaattttcGGAGAGTCGAGGCAACTTTTAGGACGTGTGTTCCATTTGATTGATGTGAAGAGAATTTGGAGCAAGTTGAATGTGTGCAAAACTAGAAACTTCCATGAAGGAGCTAGGAATGCTCGGGTTTGGGCGTCGTCCCTCGCATCTGTCTCCTTAGGAGAGACATCTTCTACAAGAATATTTCCTTCAAGAGACTTGTAA